The Nodularia sp. LEGE 06071 genome contains the following window.
CTTTTTTGACTTTTGACTTCCGCCTTGCGGCGCTATATTACTTCATCAGCAAAACTCTTCCACCGCACAAAGTGAAATGGACCAGCGACAGACCCCCAAATATGTTCATTGGTTTCTAAATCACGTCCTCTGTCCAGGCTGATAAATCTCTCCTCACTAATCTCAAATTCACTATCTAAATAGGTATTTTGCCCTTTACGAAATACGATACAACCTTTACCAGGTTCCACTTTGCCTTTGAAGCTGTTACCAGCCCACTCTACAGTCATGTTACATCCTGGTAACTTTTCTAAGTGATCGCTCGTTAAAGTTTTCAGCCGTGGAAGGTCACGGGATGCGCCATAAAACTGTTCTTCTTGCTTAACAGTGTAGTTGACAATTTCGATGCGATCGCCTGCATTGAGCAATTCCAAAACCCGCACGCGATAAGGGTCATTCAGCTGATAATCATAAGCTTGTTCCACAAACAAACTCACCCCTGATAACACCTCTACAGGTAGAGGACGCATACACACGCGAATATGAGCAAAAAAAGGTGGGTTTTCATAAGCTTGTGCTTGATTACTAAAATCTGCCGCCATCCAGCGAGCTAAGGTTGTAATATCCATAGAATTAGTGATTACAGATGTTAAAATTCTCTGGATTTATTGTATAGGGAATGGGGAGTGGGGAGTAGGGAGTAGGGAATT
Protein-coding sequences here:
- a CDS encoding CpcT/CpeT family chromophore lyase, coding for MTNSMDITTLARWMAADFSNQAQAYENPPFFAHIRVCMRPLPVEVLSGVSLFVEQAYDYQLNDPYRVRVLELLNAGDRIEIVNYTVKQEEQFYGASRDLPRLKTLTSDHLEKLPGCNMTVEWAGNSFKGKVEPGKGCIVFRKGQNTYLDSEFEISEERFISLDRGRDLETNEHIWGSVAGPFHFVRWKSFADEVI